The following proteins are encoded in a genomic region of Rhodospirillales bacterium:
- a CDS encoding sulfate transporter — protein MILHIRRAVLAAAFALLVPSVASAAERFITVASTTSTENSGLFGHILPLFTKKTGIAVRVVAVGTGQAIRLAERGDADVLFVHHRPSEEKFVRDGFGIERFDVMYNDYVVIGPKADPAKIAGGKDAAAAFKKIAEAKAPFASRGDNSGTHQAELEIWHQAKVDPKGA, from the coding sequence ATGATCCTTCACATTCGTCGCGCCGTTCTCGCGGCCGCTTTCGCGTTGCTCGTTCCGTCCGTCGCTTCAGCCGCGGAGCGTTTCATCACGGTCGCCAGCACCACCTCGACCGAGAATTCCGGCCTGTTCGGCCATATCCTGCCGCTGTTCACCAAGAAGACCGGCATCGCCGTGCGGGTGGTCGCGGTCGGCACCGGCCAGGCGATCCGCTTGGCCGAGCGCGGCGACGCCGACGTGCTGTTCGTCCACCACCGTCCGTCCGAGGAAAAATTCGTGCGTGACGGCTTCGGAATCGAGCGCTTCGACGTCATGTACAACGATTACGTGGTGATCGGGCCCAAGGCCGATCCGGCCAAGATCGCGGGCGGCAAGGACGCGGCTGCCGCCTTCAAGAAGATCGCCGAGGCCAAGGCGCCGTTCGCCTCGCGCGGCGACAACAGCGGCACCCATCAGGCGGAACTGGAAATCTGGCACCAGGCCAAGGTCGATCCGAAGGGCGC
- a CDS encoding LysR family transcriptional regulator produces MSGFTKAHRPDSFIRVRIASVSAIGPGKADLLEAIAETGSVSAASRRLRISYRRSWDLVKSLNGAFRVPLVDLVKGGAKGGGARLTDTGREVLTLYRRMESAAEGAIATDLAVFRALLREEE; encoded by the coding sequence ATGAGCGGTTTTACCAAGGCCCATCGGCCAGATTCCTTCATCCGGGTACGCATCGCCTCCGTCAGCGCCATCGGGCCCGGCAAGGCCGATCTGCTCGAAGCGATCGCGGAGACCGGCTCGGTCTCGGCCGCGTCGCGGCGCCTGCGGATCAGCTACCGGCGTTCGTGGGACCTGGTAAAATCCTTGAACGGCGCTTTCCGCGTGCCGCTGGTCGATCTGGTCAAGGGCGGCGCCAAGGGCGGCGGCGCGCGCCTCACCGACACCGGACGCGAGGTTTTGACGCTCTATCGGCGGATGGAATCGGCCGCCGAAGGCGCGATCGCGACCGACCTCGCGGTGTTCCGCGCGCTGCTGCGCGAGGAAGAATAA
- a CDS encoding CoA transferase, with protein MTSSSGPLSGVRVLDLTRILAGPTCTQLLGDLGADVIKIERPGEGDDTRKWGPPYLKNKDGNDSAESGYFLASNRNKRSVTVDIAAPEGQQLVRRLLEHCDVLVQNFKPGGLAKYGLDYESLKGEFPELVYGSISGFGQTGPYASQAGYDFLAQGQGGIMSITGEPDGPPMKSGVGISDIVCGLYTAIAILAALRHRDATGKGQHIDLALLDTTVAWLVNVGVDHFLTGKVPKRIGNAHWNIVPYQLLQTQDGWFTLAVGNDSQFRKFCEFAGCAALADHERFRTNSLRVKNRDELMPQIEAVTRTRTTDHWVKGLTALGVPAGPVNDLAQVFADPQVRHRGMKISVPNPDAQGGEVALIGNPIKFSETPVDYRRPPPRLGQHTEEVLAELLGLDAAALARLRAAKTV; from the coding sequence CCCCTTTCCGGCGTGCGCGTGCTCGACCTCACCCGCATTCTCGCCGGTCCCACCTGCACGCAGCTGCTCGGCGATCTTGGCGCCGACGTGATCAAGATCGAACGCCCCGGTGAGGGCGACGACACCCGCAAATGGGGCCCGCCCTACCTCAAGAACAAGGACGGCAACGACAGCGCGGAAAGCGGCTATTTCCTCGCTTCCAACCGCAACAAACGCTCGGTCACGGTCGATATCGCCGCGCCCGAGGGCCAGCAGCTCGTCCGCCGCCTGCTCGAGCATTGCGACGTGCTGGTGCAGAACTTCAAGCCGGGCGGGCTCGCCAAGTACGGCCTCGATTACGAATCGCTCAAGGGCGAATTTCCCGAGCTCGTCTACGGCTCGATCTCCGGCTTCGGCCAGACCGGGCCTTACGCTTCCCAGGCCGGCTACGATTTCCTCGCCCAAGGCCAAGGCGGCATCATGAGCATCACCGGCGAACCGGACGGGCCGCCGATGAAATCGGGCGTCGGCATTTCCGACATCGTCTGCGGCCTTTATACGGCGATCGCAATTCTCGCCGCGCTCCGCCACCGCGACGCGACCGGCAAGGGCCAGCACATCGATCTCGCGCTGCTCGACACCACCGTCGCCTGGCTGGTCAACGTCGGCGTCGATCACTTCCTGACCGGCAAGGTGCCGAAGCGCATCGGCAACGCGCACTGGAACATCGTGCCCTATCAGTTGTTGCAAACCCAGGACGGCTGGTTCACGCTCGCGGTCGGCAACGATTCGCAATTCCGCAAGTTCTGCGAATTCGCCGGGTGCGCCGCTCTCGCCGACCACGAGCGTTTCCGCACCAACAGCCTCCGGGTCAAAAACCGCGACGAACTGATGCCGCAAATCGAGGCCGTCACCCGCACCCGAACCACCGACCACTGGGTCAAGGGATTGACCGCGCTCGGGGTGCCGGCGGGGCCGGTCAACGATCTGGCGCAAGTGTTCGCCGATCCTCAGGTGCGCCATCGCGGCATGAAGATTTCCGTGCCCAACCCCGACGCCCAAGGCGGCGAAGTCGCCCTGATCGGCAATCCGATCAAGTTTTCGGAAACGCCGGTCGATTACCGCCGCCCGCCACCGCGCCTCGGCCAGCACACGGAAGAAGTGCTGGCCGAACTGCTCGGCCTGGATGCGGCCGCGCTCGCGCGGCTCCGCGCCGCCAAGACGGTGTGA